The following are encoded in a window of Flavobacterium cupriresistens genomic DNA:
- a CDS encoding DUF2851 family protein, translated as MKEEFLHYLWKFKKFETLNLKTTQNEPVTIIKTGDYLGLSGPDFFNAQIIIGKQKWAGNVEIHLKSSDWYVHGHESDIAYENVILHVVWEHDTAIFRVDNTEISVLVLKDYVSLEILNNYEHLTKPKSWIPCEREIARIDEFVFKNWLERIFFERLERKSELVFSLLKEKNQDWEAVLFCLLAKNFGLNINGDSFFQVAKSIPFSIVRKEGFETENLEALFFGISGLLDTEKEDVYFTDLQIRYFYLISKYQLPKVYIDPLQFFKLRPDNFPTIRLSQLAALYKKHQNLFTAIIEVKSIKKVYELFAVSSTLYWQNHYQFDKESPKKVKTVSKSFIDLIILNTIIPLQFAYAEKRGEFISEDLIDFMKEVAPEKNSIIDKFESFGVVSNSAFDTQALLQLKKEYCNQNACLKCAIGIELLKGN; from the coding sequence ATGAAAGAAGAATTTCTTCATTACCTGTGGAAATTTAAGAAATTTGAAACCTTAAATTTAAAGACGACTCAAAATGAGCCTGTAACAATTATTAAGACAGGAGACTATTTGGGACTTTCGGGACCTGATTTTTTTAATGCTCAAATTATAATTGGAAAGCAAAAGTGGGCTGGGAATGTCGAAATTCATCTAAAATCATCCGATTGGTATGTGCACGGTCATGAAAGCGATATTGCTTATGAAAATGTAATTTTGCATGTAGTTTGGGAGCACGATACCGCAATATTTCGGGTAGATAATACTGAAATTTCTGTTTTGGTATTAAAGGATTATGTTTCGTTAGAAATACTAAATAATTATGAGCATTTAACTAAACCAAAGTCATGGATTCCCTGTGAAAGGGAAATTGCTCGGATTGATGAATTTGTTTTCAAAAATTGGCTGGAACGTATTTTTTTTGAACGATTAGAACGCAAATCTGAACTTGTTTTTAGTTTGTTGAAGGAAAAAAATCAGGATTGGGAAGCCGTTCTATTCTGTTTACTGGCTAAAAATTTCGGTTTGAATATAAATGGAGATTCTTTTTTTCAAGTCGCGAAGTCAATTCCGTTTTCAATTGTCAGAAAAGAAGGTTTCGAAACAGAAAATCTGGAAGCTTTGTTTTTTGGAATTTCGGGTTTGCTGGATACGGAGAAAGAAGATGTTTATTTTACAGATTTACAAATCAGATATTTTTATCTAATTAGTAAATACCAGTTACCGAAAGTGTACATTGATCCACTTCAGTTTTTTAAACTTCGTCCGGATAATTTTCCGACCATTCGACTTTCGCAACTAGCGGCCTTATATAAAAAACATCAAAACTTATTCACTGCAATAATTGAAGTAAAATCGATCAAAAAGGTGTATGAATTGTTTGCTGTTTCCTCCACTTTGTACTGGCAGAATCATTACCAGTTCGATAAAGAAAGTCCTAAAAAAGTAAAAACAGTATCGAAATCATTCATAGATTTAATAATTCTAAATACAATAATTCCGCTACAATTTGCTTACGCAGAAAAGAGAGGGGAATTTATTTCAGAAGATTTAATTGATTTTATGAAGGAGGTCGCTCCCGAGAAAAATTCGATTATTGATAAGTTTGAATCCTTCGGAGTAGTATCAAACAGCGCTTTTGATACACAAGCGCTCTTGCAACTCAAAAAAGAATACTGCAATCAAAATGCCTGTTTAAAATGCGCAATCGGAATAGAATTATTAAAAGGCAATTAG
- a CDS encoding PspC family transcriptional regulator — translation MSAIVKLKFFFEKYGFHVSSRLADKLGMRVTSVRLFFIYISFVTVGLGFGVYLTLAFWIRLKDLIRAKRTSVFDL, via the coding sequence ATGTCAGCAATAGTAAAACTCAAATTCTTTTTTGAAAAATATGGTTTTCATGTCTCTTCAAGATTGGCAGATAAATTGGGTATGCGGGTAACTAGCGTACGGTTATTTTTTATTTATATTTCATTTGTGACTGTAGGCTTGGGTTTTGGAGTTTATTTAACTCTGGCCTTCTGGATAAGGCTAAAAGATTTAATTAGAGCAAAACGAACTTCCGTTTTTGATTTATAA